In Naumovozyma castellii chromosome 1, complete genome, one DNA window encodes the following:
- the BOL3 gene encoding Bol3p (ancestral locus Anc_7.23), with protein sequence MVEEAKGPIYNMLRINKCSGRTALSMVLMRVQCRNLTSTSSLLQQLQTPEEIMITKKLQDALSPKLVKVQDISGGCGSMFSINVTSDKFNTLTTVKQHKMINEILREDIPRWHGLQLQTKKDTSK encoded by the coding sequence ATGGTAGAAGAGGCAAAAGGGCCAATATACAATATGCttagaataaataaatgcAGCGGCAGGACAGCTCTCTCTATGGTTTTGATGAGAGTGCAATGTCGTAATCTCACGAGTACCTCATCGTTAttacaacaattacaaaCTCCCGAGGAAATCATGATCACCAAAAAACTACAGGACGCCCTCAGCCCCAAGTTGGTGAAAGTGCAAGATATCTCCGGCGGGTGCGGTTCTatgttttcaattaatgTTACTAgtgataaatttaatacCTTAACTACTGTTAAGCAACACAAAATGATTAATGAGATCTTGAGGGAGGATATTCCTAGATGGCATGGATTACAATTACAAACTAAAAAGGATACATCCAAATGA
- the BOL1 gene encoding Bol1p (ancestral locus Anc_7.24), which produces MLCKSLKSTLLLSKGKLFSTMSIPNLPANQRLDGPIIAKINAKIKENFPDLTHYQIFNDSYKHASHEPMSTAKNTTESHLRLEVVSDKFQGMPLVKRHKLIYSLLKDEIEVDEVHALQLTTKISKEFNK; this is translated from the coding sequence ATGCTTTGTAAGTCCCTGAAATCAACCTTATTGCTCTCCAAAGGCAAACTGTTTTCCACCATGTCTATACCAAACTTACCTGCAAACCAGAGACTGGATGGGCCGATAATTGCCAAGATTAATGCCAAGATTAAAGAGAATTTCCCCGATCTGACacattatcaaatattcaatgatTCCTATAAGCATGCCTCACATGAACCAATGAGTACAGCAAAGAATACCACTGAATCACACTTGAGGTTAGAGGTTGTCAGTGATAAATTTCAAGGTATGCCCTTAGTGAAGAGACATAAGTTAATTTATTCGTTGTTAAAGGACGAGATTGAGGTAGATGAAGTACATGCCCTGCAATTAACAACTAAGATTAGTaaagaattcaataaataa
- the GCV3 gene encoding glycine decarboxylase subunit H (ancestral locus Anc_7.25): protein MIPMFANLNVLRTAIRCPQTFSMIRLISTNSLTKGQLPFSYSLNGPKFVKYTRDHEWIAAHEDGVAFIGITKYASDSLGDATYIELPEPNSEIEKGESMGSVESVKSASEIYQPVNGEILEVNTALENKPQLINEDPLGLGWIAKMRVADLKDIEQGEDLLSLEQYEESLKHDDEE, encoded by the coding sequence ATGATACCTATGTTCGCTAACCTCAACGTTTTGAGGACAGCCATAAGATGTCCTCAAACTTTTTCCATGATAAGGCTAATCTCCACCAATTCTCTAACCAAAGGCCAATTACCATTTAGTTACTCTCTAAATGGTCCTAAGTTTGTGAAATATACGAGAGATCATGAATGGATTGCAGCACATGAAGATGGAGTAGCGTTTATCGGTATCACAAAATATGCCTCTGATTCTTTAGGTGATGCCACCTATATTGAATTGCCTGAACCTAATagtgaaattgaaaagggGGAGTCTATGGGTTCTGTGGAATCTGTTAAATCTGCATCTGAAATTTACCAACCAGTGAATGGTGAAATCTTGGAAGTCAATACagctttggaaaataaaccACAATTGATCAATGAGGACCCATTAGGATTGGGTTGGATTGCAAAAATGAGGGTAGCCGATCTTAAGGATATTGAACAAGGAGAAGATTTACTAAGTTTAGAACAATATGAGGAATCTTTGAAAcatgatgatgaggaatAA